The Coffea arabica cultivar ET-39 chromosome 1e, Coffea Arabica ET-39 HiFi, whole genome shotgun sequence genome has a window encoding:
- the LOC113725499 gene encoding F-box protein At5g39450 isoform X1, with translation MLPDQCGSSLLLHLPDDVLIIVTRSLTPKDLCNLGLCCRGLCELVTSEKVWLAQCDKLGVVPYKDLSEWRKGVSSYKAICRFLVGVFPLLGIWVHQNPELGNVVYVMPGFVSVVGCRIIPQEIGPLGIEDGPILWAPVFEILCDFEGSAEFFLHGRERDHDYVYPGSLKAVDRTCNVLLLEVEPRQQRNGGILAHSKSFAHDLDKDFSRKISRSDSGISKSNRIVGHNASMVPFSRMAFGDRRKLLDLVTGQVRLQVPDAKNSLLFPRLRGDVDLSEDIAILSERRLLLMQMYNLGSSPSDRKAGARLLLDPTQLEMSEIRKNMNCTHGCETSWYGDGSRTQCMKKKTLTGYFRDSFRHMLGKSNSINGSRETLKKNFSSGGNRHAQLHEFLHSGDTIGLTLHASTVKLSSYRAWPNMHDSRFALYKLPMREPVAGQEYSGLWGGTFGWPPGRPSEDKLGKALFFLLLSYEESQGQTLLIATKILEGTHYVLHPNGSAMFIVNIDESSLEPFPWEADEDGRVLNVECAYNGEGIANGYGFRYPGSKPGSLFVIQDGLLAFVWRESKSVLTLQRLNLEKLLKKGERMHALPPVSNFAYLTRSYSNVFAAFSNSANSLSSQR, from the coding sequence ATGTTGCCTGATCAGTGTGGATCTAGCTTGCTTCTGCATCTACCAGATGATGTTCTAATCATAGTCACCAGGTCCCTCACTCCCAAGGATTTATGTAATCTTGGTCTTTGCTGTCGAGGGCTGTGTGAATTAGTGACCTCTGAGAAGGTCTGGCTTGCACAGTGTGATAAGCTGGGGGTAGTTCCTTATAAGGATCTTAGTGAGTGGAGGAAAGGAGTTTCGTCCTACAAGGCGATTTGCCGGTTTCTTGTTGGTGTCTTTCCTCTGCTTGGAATATGGGTTCACCAAAATCCTGAGCTTGGCAATGTAGTTTATGTCATGCCTGGTTTTGTGTCGGTTGTTGGGTGCCGAATTATACCTCAAGAAATTGGACCTTTAGGGATTGAAGATGGCCCAATTTTATGGGCGCCCGTATTTGAGATTCTTTGTGATTTTGAGGGCTCTGCTGAATTTTTCTTGCATGGAAGGGAGAGAGACCATGACTATGTCTATCCTGGTTCACTCAAGGCAGTTGATAGGACTTGTAATGTGCTCTTACTTGAGGTTGAGCCTCGGCAGCAGAGGAATGGGGGTATATTGGCCCACAGCAAAAGTTTTGCCCATGATTTGGATAAGGATTTCTCACGGAAGATTTCTCGGTCGGATAGTGGTATTTCAAAGTCAAACAGAATTGTTGGACACAATGCCTCAATGGTGCCTTTTAGCAGAATGGCATTTGGTGATAGGAGAAAGCTTCTAGACCTTGTCACTGGTCAAGTCCGGCTGCAGGTCCCAGACGCAAAAAATTCACTCCTGTTTCCTCGTTTAAGGGGTGATGTTGATTTATCAGAGGATATAGCAATCCTATCTGAAAGAAGATTGCTGCTTATGCAGATGTATAATCTTGGTAGCAGCCCCAGTGATAGGAAAGCTGGTGCCAGATTGCTGTTGGATCCTACTCAATTAGAAATGAGTGAAATCAGAAAGAATATGAATTGTACACATGGCTGTGAAACTTCATGGTATGGTGATGGCAGCCGGACTCAGTGCATGAAAAAGAAAACTCTTACTGGATATTTCAGGGATAGTTTTAGGCATATGCTTGGGAAATCAAACTCAATTAATGGTAGCCGTGAGACATTGAAAAAGAATTTTTCTTCCGGGGGAAACAGACATGCACAGCTTCATGAGTTTCTGCATTCTGGTGACACAATAGGACTGACGTTACATGCTTCAACTGTGAAATTATCGTCTTACAGGGCATGGCCTAATATGCATGATAGTCGGTTTGCTCTTTACAAGCTGCCCATGCGGGAGCCAGTAGCAGGCCAAGAATATTCTGGTCTTTGGGGAGGTACATTTGGTTGGCCTCCTGGGCGGCCTAGCGAAGACAAGCTTGGAAAggctctctttttccttttgctctcttatgaggagtcacagggtcAGACTTTACTCATAGCTACCAAGATATTAGAAGGTACTCATTACGTTCTTCATCCAAATGGCTCTGCTATGTTCATAGTCAATATTGATGAATCTTCACTGGAGCCATTTCCTTGGGAGGCTGATGAAGATGGCCGTGTTCTTAACGTAGAGTGTGCTTATAATGGGGAAGGTATTGCAAATGGGTACGGTTTCAGATATCCTGGTTCAAAACCTGGCTCTTTATTTGTGATTCAAGATGGACTGCTCGCTTTTGTATGGAGGGAGTCTAAATCAGTTTTGACCTTACAGAGGCTTAACTTAGAGAAGCTTTTGAAGAAAGGTGAACGGATGCATGCACTACCTCCAGTTTCCAATTTCGCTTATCTGACCCGGTCCTATTCCAATGTGTTTGCTGCCTTCTCTAATTCTGCTAATAGTTTGTCTTCACAAAG
- the LOC140017916 gene encoding uncharacterized protein — MQSAKKEQGMDRIKLTVNILLQIWKARNRMTFQSVNVDTKLIVDKAQQEWTEYEAETETDTRTNASSEVDKQLQHGWEPPKEGVIKINTDAAISAKMVRTELGIIARNWRGGIVKAKGITESRRGEAAKEEALAIRSALEMVKDAGWTNIEVQSNCKSVVSQINTGNVQDCYLTNNPGRH, encoded by the coding sequence ATGCAATCTGCTAAGAAGGAACAAGGAATGGACAGAATCAAGCTTACGGTCAATATATTATTGCAAATCTGGAAGGCTAGGAATAGGATGACATTCCAGAGTGTGAACGTGGATACAAAACTGATAGTAGACAAAGCACAGCAGGAATGGACTGAATATGAAGCTGAGACTGAAACAGATACAAGAACAAATGCTTCATCAGAAGTGGACAAACAGCTGCAACATGGTTGGGAACCACCTAAGGAAGGGGTGATCAAAATAAATACTGATGCAGCAATCTCAGCTAAAATGGTAAGAACAGAGCTGGGGATAATAGCTAGGAATTGGCGTGGAGGGATTGTGAAAGCGAAAGGAATCACTGAAAGTAGGAGAGGGGAAGCAGCTAAAGAGGAAGCACTAGCTATAAGAAGTGCACTGGAAATGGTAAAAGATGCAGGATGGACAAACATAGAGGTCCAATCTAACTGCAAAAGTGTTGTAAGCCAAATTAACACAGGCAATGTTCAGGATTGTTATCTTACAAACAATCCTGGAAGACATTGA